In a single window of the Pocillopora verrucosa isolate sample1 chromosome 4, ASM3666991v2, whole genome shotgun sequence genome:
- the LOC136280572 gene encoding intermembrane lipid transfer protein VPS13A-like produces MVFESYVVDLLNKFAGQYLENLDTSQLRLGIWGGDVQLENLILKESALDDLALPVKVLRGHLGKLVLKIPWKNLYSEPVVAQVDGLYLLVRPSADVKYNAEKEEKAKQERKQRQLEAVELTWQIEVEKKKENGLQKDEKSDSFVEKLAMQIVKNLQVFVRNIHIRYEDSVTNPSAPFSIGVTLENLSAESTDEHWKPSIVGKKVKIVHKLVKLDSLAIYWNTKDHIGNLPTQEDWVNQAKGGIAIRTKQHFSPPDFKYILQPISATTKVKMNIKPGSDLSIPKIFLSLVLEEISLVLMRQQYHDMIELLESFDRMTTNSVFRKYKPNVPLHGHAAQWWSYAITSILEEDVRRRLRNWSWTHMKEHRDLCREYKNLYKKKLLGDKASESLSKDLEALESKLDVLNITICRRQAAYEEAAALRKKKKKVEEKKSGSLFSRFWGKKKSKKEEDESEILTEDQKKEELEKLYSAIGYSEGETITVFPKEYVENKVEVILKQISVALRDDAAAKSVAVAKLSFQDLSAELSQRPSAQAIKLSAKVEQMKMFGSANAVDGKMPLMITSQNDKLASQLALFTASFETNPLDGKCDQRVTVKSQPVKVVYDANTVDHIVTFFKPPKDVHLQELSAEAYSRLEDLKSVSKASLYYAIEHHKITDVNVDVKSPFIIIPEEGTFKKSSNVLVIDLGHVKITSDPEQERVVSTKDLSVEELESKCYDKFDFKLEDLQILIAKADEDWQAAKKQVNSKMHILDPMGIDMKLQKALNPDDIRLAQITLSGTLPTVKVHASDEKLLQVIKLATSIPIPGGEIALDQTDKKPMDVPCENRRYTTARTGGDVTQLGVLEGATGEQDEEAEEMDEMFQTPSETLTGETNLEGAKSEEKEAMAKQVKVSLKFEIEEIVVDFSTVDSGGKLTPCLVLHAKGLGTDIVMHPWDLSASASLSSLAVAEMIHGTGGGPLYLVQTPVGAELLSVKFVMVESDHPEYSSTFKSTKQSVAVEFSSLQVKLHQEALLNIIDVSTKILPPSEGTSALPLVSADSTKTKVQDEIKRLS; encoded by the exons ATGTTAAGTACAATGctgagaaagaggaaaaagccaAACAGGAGAGAAAGCAAAGACAGCTGGAAGCAGTGGAGCTCACTTGGCAGATtgaagtggaaaagaaaaaggagaatg GGCTGCAAAAAGATGAAAAGTCAGACAGTTTTGTAGAGAAGCTAGCCATGCAGATTGTCAAAAACCTTCAG GTCTTTGTTCGCAATATTCACATACGATATGAAGACTCT GTTACTAACCCTTCTGCACCATTCTCAATTGGTGTGACATTGGAGAATTTGTCAGCTGAG TCCACAGATGAACATTGGAAACCTTCAATTGTtggtaaaaaagtaaaaattgtaCACAAG CTTGTCAAACTTGACAGTCTTGCCATTTACTGGAATACAAAAGATCATATTGGAAATCTGCCAACGCAAGAGGACTGGGTG AATCAAGCCAAGGGTGGGATAGCAATCAGAACGAAACAACATTTCTCTCCTCCTGATTTTAAATACA TCTTACAGCCAATCTCAGCCACCACTAAAGTGAAGATGAATATCAAGCCAGGTTCTGATTTGAGTATCCCAAAG ATTTTCCTAAGCTTGGTCTTGGAAGAGATATCTCTAGTTTTGATGAGACAGCAGTACCATGATATGATTGAGTTGCTGGAATCCTTTGACAGAATGACCACAAATTCTGTGTTTAGAAAGTACAAACCAAATGTCCCTCTCCATGGACATGCTGCACAATG GTGGAGTTATGCCATTACAAGCATTCTTGAGGAAGATGTTAGGAGGAGATTAAGAAACTGGTCTTGGACACACATGAAGGAACATAG GGATCTCTGCAGGGAATACAAAAATTTGTACAAGAAAAAGTTACTGGGAGACAAAGCTTCTGAATCATTGTCAAAAGATCTAGAG GCACTTGAGAGCAAGTTGGATGTGTTGAATATCACCATTTGTCGACGCCAGGCTGCTTATGAG GAAGCTGCAGcattaaggaaaaagaagaagaaagtggaAGAGAAGAAGAGTGGCAGTTTGTTTTCTAGGTTCtggggcaaaaaaaaaagcaagaaggaGGAGGATGAATCAG aaattttaacTGAAGATCAGAAAAAAGAAGAACTGGAGAAGTTGTACAGTGCCATTGGTTACAGTGAAGGAGAAACCATAACAGTATTCCCCAAGGAG TATGTGGAAAATAAAGTTGAGGTGATTTTGAAGCAGATTAGTGTGGCTTTAAGAGATGATGCAGCTGCCAA GTCAGTTGCTGTTGCCAAACTGAGTTTCCAGGATCTTTCTGCTGAGCTCTCCCAAAGACCATCAGCACAAGCAATCAA GCTGTCAGCAAAGGTTGAGCAGATGAAGATGTTCGGTTCAGCTAATGCTGTAGATGGAAAAATGCCACTCATGATAACCTCTCAAAATGATAAACTAG CAAGCCAACTTGCTCTTTTTACTGCATCGTTTGAGACCAACCCATTGGACGGGAAGTGTGACCAGAGAGTTACAGTGAAATCTCAACCTGTTAAAGTTGTGTATGATGCC AACACAGTGGATCATATTGTCACTTTCTTTAAACCTCCAAAAGATGTCCATCTCCAGGA GTTGTCAGCCGAGGCATACTCAAGACTAGAAGATCTGAAGTCAGTATCCAAAGCAAGTCTGTATTATGCAATTGAACACCACAAg ATAACAGATGTGAATGTGGATGTGAAGTCTCCATTTATCATTATACCAGAGGAAGGCACCTTTAAGAA GTCAAGCAATGTGCTTGTCATTGATCTTGGACATGTGAAGATCACCAGTGATCCAGAGCAAGAGAGGGTTGTATCCACAAAG GATCTAAGCGTGGAGGAGTTGGAATCGAAGTGTTACGATAAGTTTGATTTTAAACTGGAAGACCTTCAAATTCTCATCGCAAAAGCAG ATGAAGACTGGCAGGCCGCAAAGAAGCAGGTCAACTCTAAGATGCATATTCTAGATCCGATGGGAATTGACATGAAGCTTCAGAAAGCACTAAATCCTGACGATATCAGGCTTGCACA GATCACACTCTCTGGAACCCTTCCAACTGTGAAAGTCCATGCCTCTGATGAGAAGCTTCTTCAGGTTATTAAG CTTGCTACCAGTATCCCAATACCAGGAGGTGAAATAGCTTTGGACCAAACGGATAAAAAACCAATG GATGTTCCTTGTGAAAATCGCCGGTATACAACTGCAAGGACTGGTGGTGACGTAACACAATTGGGTGTTTTGGAAGGTGCTACAGGAGAACAAGATGAAGAAGCTGAGGAAATGGATGAAATGTTCCAGACGCCATCTGAAACACTAACCGG AGAAACCAACCTTGAAGGAGctaaaagtgaagaaaaagaggCTATGGCTAAACAAGTTAAAGTTTCTCTTAAGTTTGAGATTGAAGAG ATAGTCGTTGACTTTAGCACTGTGGATAGTGGAGGGAAATTGACGCCTTGTCTTGTGCTGCATGCCAAAGGCCTGGGTACCGATATTGTCATGCATCCTTGGGATCTCTCAGCGAGTGCTTCCTTGTCTTCTCTGGCCGTAGCGGAGATGATCCATGGAACTGGAGGAGGTCCTCTTTATCTTGTGCAGACGCCTGTTGGTGCAGAGCTGCTCTCAGTTAAATTTGTTATG GTGGAATCAGACCACCCGGAGTACAGCTCAACATTTAAGTCCACTAAGCAGTCCGTCGCTGTGGAATTTTCTTCACTACAAGTAAAACTGCACCAAGAAGCTCTTCTTAACATCATCGATGTTTCAACCAAAATACTGCCACCTAG TGAAGGGACATCAGCTCTGCCACTTGTGTCTGCTGACAGTACAAAAACGAAAGttcaagatgaaataaaacgTCTGAGCTAG